In Arachis hypogaea cultivar Tifrunner chromosome 7, arahy.Tifrunner.gnm2.J5K5, whole genome shotgun sequence, the genomic window GTGactctctcttctctttgtgTGTGTGCTCTAATTTCTAAGCTGCAAGGTTTGTATGCAAATAGCAGAATATGGCAGAAGAGGAATCAAAACCATTGAACTTCATACCAGAGGTTATACTCAAGAAGCGAAAAAGCAACGAAGCATGGGCTCTTAGGAAAAAGGCTCAATTAGAGCGCTCCAACTTCCAATCTAACAAGAACAAGGACGCTACCATAAAAAAGCCCGAggattttgttattcaatatcGCAACATGGTAACTCCTATCTCTCTCTGTCTCTGCCAGAACATGATTCAGTCTATTTCTGAGTTGCGTGATTGTTGCTATAATCATTTGTAGGAGCTGGACCTTATTAGAATGAAGCGCAGAGTAAAGAGGAAACTTCCACAGCTGAACTCAGACTCCAAGCCCTTAATTGTCATTCGGATTCACGGGTGTGTACCTCTCTCATTGTCTCTCCTTTTTGGTTATGTGAATACAAGTAAGGAAGTGTTTGTATCATCCCTTTTGTTATTTTAGGAAAAATGATATGCAtccgaaaacaagaaaaaatttgTACAGCTTGGGGTTGAGAAGAGTATTCAATGCTGTCTTTTTGAAGCCATCAGATGGAGTGTTAGCCAAGTTGCAGAGGGTGGAACCATTTGTTACCTATGGGTAAGACCAACATTTTTCTAATTTGTTTTATAACtagttaaatataaatatttgttATGGGGTGATTATGTTTCTAGCTGTCATTGGCAGGGTAGCTTTATGGAGCTTCCATAAAATTTGAAGTTGATTTGGTTTTTAGCTGTGGGGTTGTATAGAATTAGGAGTGTGTTTTGTGTTGGTACCGAACTATTAAATTTGGAATTATCACTTCAAGTTAACTGCAGTTGGTTGTATTATATCTTCCATCCTGGGGCTGAAACATTTACTATTGTATAATTGTATATTATGTAGTTTATTATGTCTTGATATGAATAGAATTTTTCGCTTCAATTGTAGGCATAGCAAGGTCAAATGAGTTACTTGATAACTTATATACGATATTTTGTGTTCCATATCTATTTGGTAGTTGCTTTTTTATGTTGAAGATATTTTGTACTGAAGATTTTAACTATTATTATACTACATAAGTTTTAGTTAATTATAAGTTGTTTTAATTTAACTTCAGACTTGAGAGCACGTAACTATGCTACATTGCTTGGGAGTGAACCTAAGATGCTCATGGGAGTCAGGACTACGTTAATGTAAATAAAACTAGAGAAAGTTTATTAGATGAATATGATTGAAATTTCCGTATGGATGTTTATGTATTGTTGATGTTAGATTGTTAGTTGGGCTTATCTGTGTTGAAGAATATATCTTCAAATAATGGCTTAGTGTTTACTTATTACGTATAGTATCGTAAGTAATGGTTTAGCGGATGATGTTAAAATTATTCTTGATTTCTTGAAAATCTATTTCTTTTGTAGATACCCAAATCTTAAGAGCATAAAGGAGCTAATCTACAAGAAGGGGCACATGAAAATAGAGAAGCGGAAAGTTCCGTTGACAGATAATAACATTGTTGAGCAGGTAATATATGGTGTTCCTGGTTTAACTGTGATTTCCCCCTTCATTGTATCTGCGATTCATATTCTTTTATTTGTAGGAATTGGGGAAGTATGGTATTGTATGCATAGAAGACATGGTGCATCAGATATATAATGTTGGTCCACACTTTAAGGAAGTTATCCAACTTATGTGGCCCTTCGAACTCAACAAACCAGTCGGAGGATTGACAGGATCAAAAACCCTTTTCAAGGATGGTGGAGACTCTGGGAATCGGGATGATGTCATCAACGAATTAGTCTCTAAAATGAATTAACCTTGATCATATATATTGTATCAAAATTTTGATCATGTTTGTGATGCCCCTAGGATCTTGGCTTCAAGTATCTCATTTTCTAGTTACTATTGATATTGATGTTCCCAGACAAATTAAGATATGttactctttcttttcttttgcccTGGATTTTGATTACCAATTTTTTCGACTTAAATGGTGTTTCAATCTTAGAGAAGTAATATATTACTGATGATATTTCAATGTATTAGAACAAATAGATAATATCAAATGTAGATTTCATAATTAATGGTAAGTGCTGTTAGATTAATGCTGCTTGTCTCATCTTTTCTTCGGTCCTTATCTTATCAAATCCGGTTATctttaattaaaagaattaaaagtaataaaaaaaagttttagaaGACGAAATTTGAACTATGCTGGCTAAtgaaacaaatataaataaatattcaaataacatACATTAgttaatgtattttaattttggattttttaaataaaataaaaattttaatttcagaaaaacattactttatctttattttttaagatCTATTTTTTTTCATTGGTAAAAGTTCGATCTCAGACTCTAGGCAAGCTGAGAGAATGAGACTTAGTAATatatttgttggttcagagattggcatagttgtcagaaccgaccCAGTGATCGAATCGGTCAGGCTATTGAGtcattggttcaaccggtgggtcactggttgaaccggttaacccggtcctacgtaaataaaaaacaaaatatagtaaaaaatttagaattaaaaatttaaaatgtatatttttactaatattttaaaaatatctagctATTCTAAACAATATGGAACAGaaacaataagtattttgttaattttactctatcgtaaatatttttattttgtttttatattaaaataagtattattttcgaattttaataatttattaattagtttatatctattatactattatatactacaagtatttattgaaaaataatattaatagatattatataattatgaaaaaaataataagtgagtttataattactgttaaataaaaatataattaatttaaaaatgagtgagtttataattaaaattaaaataaattatttactgAAAGatattaatatgtattttaatttgcATATATGTTAGTGTGGATGTAGCTATTGGTACTAAAATTTATGTCTCTGTCTTCAAAATTTCattatttcagtacctccaaaaagtagggacacatgggactaaaatttttagagatggagacgaAAACTTTAATAACAGTTTATACTTAAAATACTAtcttttcaattaatttattctaattttattctttgtgtaaattaaattagaatttcattcttgtttcaatttctgtctcccattttgtaccaaataaaatactgaaatttatttcaatctctatctcttagtctctatctcagtctttccgtctctatcTCTCTACTAAACGCTACCTAGGTGAACTTCATGCAACCCACCAAATTCGCACCGAAAAATTGGTTATAAACTTTTAAAGTGGAATCATCCAATAATAGACATATAAAACTACCATATTCATACAATAAAAGCCTAACAGATTCATCAAATAACTATATAATAATAAACTAAACGTTTAAAATCTAACATAATCATACAAAAATATCcttagttatatttttaatataaaatttattagtcTCTTTAGATATTATGtatctatacatatataatataatattattagtttAAAGAATTATATCTATTCATCTCTTTTGTTGAAATATTTAAAGGTCATGTTTAGCCGTTGAAATTTCCCTACAAAAAATTAATGCATTCGTATTACgctttaaattaaaagattttaaataaaCGTACTCTAGTCACtttacaattttttaatttaaataaacgtattcatattatttaaataattttaaaactaatacaaatagatttatttaaaatttttaaattaaataaacaatactcattattttaaataaacgttatcgtattatttttatttaaggaACCTCAGGTACCAAATATAGCTTTTAAGTATTTCAACAAAAGAGTTGAATGGATGCAATCCTTTAAAGTTTATACTAATAATATTACAGTATATATGTATAGATACAAAACTATACCTGAGCAATGCATGGGTTAGAAATATCTATCTATCAAATCACTTTATTAGATGTAAATTTTACAAAGATTATTTTTCcatattcttaaaaatatttgtaacacattgatacaataataaaaaatgttaaaggtCATccgacttt contains:
- the LOC112703374 gene encoding large ribosomal subunit protein uL30z isoform X1 translates to MSSSENMAEEESKPLNFIPEVILKKRKSNEAWALRKKAQLERSNFQSNKNKDATIKKPEDFVIQYRNMELDLIRMKRRVKRKLPQLNSDSKPLIVIRIHGKNDMHPKTRKNLYSLGLRRVFNAVFLKPSDGVLAKLQRVEPFVTYGYPNLKSIKELIYKKGHMKIEKRKVPLTDNNIVEQELGKYGIVCIEDMVHQIYNVGPHFKEVIQLMWPFELNKPVGGLTGSKTLFKDGGDSGNRDDVINELVSKMN
- the LOC112703374 gene encoding large ribosomal subunit protein uL30z isoform X2 — its product is MAEEESKPLNFIPEVILKKRKSNEAWALRKKAQLERSNFQSNKNKDATIKKPEDFVIQYRNMELDLIRMKRRVKRKLPQLNSDSKPLIVIRIHGKNDMHPKTRKNLYSLGLRRVFNAVFLKPSDGVLAKLQRVEPFVTYGYPNLKSIKELIYKKGHMKIEKRKVPLTDNNIVEQELGKYGIVCIEDMVHQIYNVGPHFKEVIQLMWPFELNKPVGGLTGSKTLFKDGGDSGNRDDVINELVSKMN